The Parcubacteria group bacterium ADurb.Bin159 DNA window AAACCGGAAATTATATTAGCTAAATCATTGTAGGTATTTATTTCTTGATTATTAATCCAAGAAATTATATCACCTTCTTTTAAGCCGGCTAACTCAGCCGGACTATTTTTAATAATGGCCGGTAAATTTTCACCGGATTTAAGCCAAGCCCCTTTTTCCATATTTAAACCCAAAACTTTTAGGGTGCTTAAATCTAAATAATGCACTCCTAAAAAAGGTTGAGTAACGGT harbors:
- the htrA_2 gene encoding Serine protease Do-like HtrA — protein: MEKGAWLKSGENLPAIIKNSPAELAGLKEGDIISWINNQEINTYNDLANIISGFNPGDTINITYLRNGEEKIINVKLGEKK